In the genome of Capricornis sumatraensis isolate serow.1 chromosome 4, serow.2, whole genome shotgun sequence, the window ATGGCAGCCAGGCTCCGAAGCTTGCCGAGCTGAGCAGCAGCGGGGAGCAGGGTACCGTGTTGACAACCAGCTCCAGGTTGTCACAGCAACTCGCCCAGCACAGCTCCTTCCTCCCCTTGGCAGCTTCCAGAGCCTGGAGGCCCCACTGTTCTCTCTGATGATCTTCCTGTCCTTGGTAACCTGGCCTgctgcattctttttctttttctcccaattAATCCATCTCCTTATCAGTGCATTTCCTGGTGCGCAGTCAGACTTCACCTGCATGGAACTCCTCACCCAACTCAACGCCCCCCAAATACACCCAAAAATAGGAGACAGAGAAAGGGCCTTGAATGCCAGAACAGCTGTTACGAGGGCTGGGCACTAAGTCTGCAAGGAAGACACCAAGGCCTTTGTTCTTGTCTTAGATCTTGtctgtctgtttgttttgtacctttaaaacaAAGTTAAGACTTCTAAGGCCTGCTGTAAATTAGAAGTAGGAAGAGCGACTATTCTTGGCACTGAAAGATCAAGAGGTGACTGTAGATCCCTGAATAGCAAAGAAAGGGGCAGAAAAGTATGGAAAATGGATATAAGGACTCAGAATGTAGGACAGTGTGGGCACACCCCAGGAGGTCCTAAAGCCATCATGCCTTTAGAACAGTTATGACCCAGATCACCAAGAAAATGTCCAGTTATATTCAATTTAAGGAGGCAGAGTAATGTATGTTGTGTTTTTTAACTCCAAGCATCCCAGATGATGAAGGGTTTGTGATTTCAATTGGTTAAAGGTTTTTAACCCTTTAAATACTTTAAAGGGTAAAACTCTTAGCTGTCTGGAACCTTTTTATGAGTACTGTAGGTAATTAAGATCCAccctatttgttgtttttgttcatttatgcCCCTATtcctaaaacattaaaaataaaagacaaaagatgTAAGGCATTTGGGTGTTTATATATACTTTCTAGTACCTGGGTCTGGTTCTTAGCAAATCTTGCTGCTAGTCCCACAAGATTTCTGCCCACGTGGTACGTATGAGGCTTGTCATATTCCTTTACTCATTCATCTCACTGTGAAAGGGTCACAGTTGCCTCCCTCCCCTCGACTAGCAGCCCTACATCACTTCACCTTAGGTGGCTAGAACATAAACCATTCCATGCCACCCCCTCCCTCGTTCTGCGCTCTATAAACAGAACGCTTGGCATGTAGTGGGCACATAATAAACATCtgtcagatgaatgaatgagcaaatgagcCAGTCATCCACAGAATTATCTACAGAATCAACCGTTTGCATGAAGCTATATATTTGATAAAGAGCCTAGCCCATTATGAGAGCAGCATTCAAAGGACACCAGTAGATCCTGCCACCACGAAGAAGATAAATGTCTAATACACTGTTGTGTGAAAAAACTAGGATACATAGTATGCAGGTTGTGATcagaagttggtttttttttaattatttatttatttggctgtgctggatcttaattCCAGCacatagcatcttttttttttttttttttaagttactcaaATAAGTCTCAAGTTTTATTACGTCCTTCTATAAACACATCTATTTGCTACTAAAAACTGAAACAGCacatcaaaaatttttattactgtttaaCACACTAATAATGGTCTGGCCAAGCCAGCCAATGTTATCTTCACATTCCTTCCCAAGTTAATTTGTTTCAAATTCTTGATATTGAGTTTCAACTTCAGGTTTAAGAAACAGGCAATACCTGAGACCTAACTAGTACTTCATGGTGTCAGATCGAAGTGGAACTAGTGTAGTGTATTCAAATCATTTCAAATCTAAGCTACATATAGATTCCTCATAAGTTAACTGTATTAAGGTAGAAAAGAGATGCAAGTAAAAAAGACAAACTTACAACATACATTATCAAAATATTGGTACAGTCTTTCCCAAGCTGCTTCATAATGATCCTAAAAATTACCAGCAAGAAAACAGTACAAGAAAAAGGTTTATGACTCATTCGATTCCATGGCATAATTACTGTATGTTGTGTTGTAATAATTCTCATAAGTATCATCAGAAGGATTTCTCTTAAACTGGCAATAACTACAGGTACACTGGAATCTTCGCACTCTTGATCGAATCTCAGTGTCCTCCTGCTGCTGTAGTTCTCTTTGAGAGTCAGAACGAGGAACTCCTTTGGCATAGCGAAGTCTGAGAGATTCAATCAACTTTTGCATCCTGTATCTCCGCTCACTCAACAGCGTTCTTACTCCTCTCCGCCTATTGGGTGTTTTCTCACTAGGTAACTGCCCAGTCGGTTGAGATCGGTATTCTGGTAGATACGGCAACTTGATACTTGGGTTGAGAGTCAAGTTACTGAGGTTTGTTGCTAACATTTCAGAGAGTTGAGTGGAAACCTGCGTTGCCTGGGAAGCGTCACTGATGGATGTTTTCAGAGAGTCTAGGGTCCAGGTTGGGTTATCTTCTGATGAATCCATCGGAAGTCTAGTCACAGCTTGAAGCGCCTCCTAGATCTTTGGGTGCCAGTGGAAGGCGATGCTGTAGGCTCAAACTGCTCCAAAGAAGCCTGGAAGAACTACATAGctaagaaagagagggaaaaaacccAGGCTGACACGCCGTGGTGAGAGTGTGCACATagcatctttagttgcagcatgtgggatctagttccttgaccagggatcgaacctgggccccctacatttGGGGAACACAGAgacttagccacaggaccaccagagaaatccctgtgatcttaagtatattaaaaaaaaaggttatgggGAAAATAATTAGGAGAACATCAGCTAACGTATAACATGATTATCCATTTACTCATTCACTTAATTCAGCACTTTATGTATGACGCTCATCTAAGCCTTGCAGTTAAGCAAACTCACAACTATATCACCAGTGATAAACTACCTGCAACTTACAATTGAAAAGTTAAGaattgcaggggcttccctggcagtccagtggttaggactccaagcttccactgcttGGTGCCTGGGTTTAACCTCTCGtctgggacctaagatcccacaagccctgaGATACAGCCAAAAATGCAAGAATTGCAGCAGCTATAAACCATGACTAACTCAAGAACACTAATTATGCAATGATAGACTGGGTTCCAAACAACAGGAGGGACCCCAACTCTCTACTCGTGCACTACAGGAGGAAGGTTGCCAAGCCCATCAGCCAGATTTCATGATGGCTGATGTGAGGAACACTGGCTGTGAGTCTGCAGTAAAACAAGGCAACGCGTTAATTTTAGTTTAGGAATCCCAGTGTTGTTGACCCCGTTCGGTAAGCAACCCTTGGCTGTGCATCCTCAGTTCACGGCCATCAAGAGATCCCCTGTAGTTCAGTCATAACCCTGGGACCATACCTTGAATCATGGCTTCAGAAGATATTTTTCCAGTATACCTAAATAGATTTACTAGCTTGGGCAGTGCCCAGACCTCAAGTGTGTGAGGAGTACCCACCTACTAACTGCTGTGCAACTGTGTATGCCGACAGCAACCCCGTCTGTAGCCAGGGATCATTTGTATTTATTCTCTTAATAATGTGACTGACAATACTCTGCTAGTGATGGAATTATAATCATCAAGGTGTAAAACGGCATTTCTGGGCACAGTTGGGCACTCTCAGTCCCTTTTATCATCCAAGAAAAATGCAAGAGAAAGTTCCTAGCAATATTTAATAAGCGGTAAAGGAAACGTGGTCATAGGACCCAGTTTGTATTGCCTCAATATAAAACTAATATCTCCCATGTTAAATTTGTATTTACAAAGAGGCTTCTTTTGATAATTAGGGGTGCTGTTGCTGTCTCTGTAGACATCCTTAGTATGCATGTTTTCATTCCTCTCTGGGCTGGGTGTTATGCCAGATCAACTCCCAGAACAAACCCGGGAGGGCACCAGGCACGAGTAACCCTCTATTGCTCTTTCTCCCCATCCAGGTTACCCCTTGGCTTTATTTTATCGGCGTTACCTTTTCTACAAGGACAGCTACCTCATCCACCTTTTCCACACCTTTACGGGCCTCTCAATCGCTTATTATAACTTTGGTGAGTGAACCGAGTTAGCACCACAATTACAGGGAGCCTGAGAAGGAACAGACCTGAACAAAACGTCCTGGAGGGAATCTGGTGGAGAGAGAAGTTGTGATGCTCTGGGAGCAAAGAGAGGGTTTTATGCGCAGGAACACAGCCTAGCTTCTCCCTTCATGTACATTTCTCTCCCAGATAAAAGCATTTTGAGAATGGTTACCCTtaccagagggacttccctggtggctcagcagtaaagaattcgcctgccagtgcaggggacgagggttccatccctgagtcgggaagatcccctggagaaggaaatggcaacccactccagtattcttgcctgagaagtcccatggacagagcctggcgggctacactccatagggccggtcgcaaaagagtcggatacgacttagtgcCGAAAACAACAAAGCAACCCTTACAGATGCCATTCACAGAGAGGCACCGGTCTGTCTCTGCTGGGGCTGGACCTGGCCGACAGACCCAAGCAGTCCCGCCAGGAGCATCCCTTAGGCCCAACATCCAGAAATACAGGCGCTCCCTGGCAGTCCTGTATTTTTATACAGttaattttcttcccttcctccaaatcaggaggctccttaaaaagaagaaagatccaaataccaaagttttttttttctttttttctgtatatattcttGTGTTCAGAAGTGTCAGGAAGGGTGGGAATGCAAGGGGGGTGGGGGAAAAACAGGCAACAAAGTGCTGTCTCCTCCACACCCAGGAACCCAGCTCTACCACTCCCTGCTCTGCATCGTGCTGCAGTTCCTCATCCTCCGGCTGATGGGCCGAACCATCACCGCTGTGCTCACCACCTTCTGCGTCCAGATGGTAAACGTGTCTCTCCCAGGGCAGCTCGGCCCACAGCCggccgggctgggggcggggggaggacgGGGGCTGGGGTAGAGAAGAAGCCGTGGACCGGGAGATGCGCAGCGACCCTCAGCAGGAGGCTCTGGGTCAGTGTCCAGAGGCCCCGGGAGCGTCCCTTGCAGGCCGCCCACCTCGCCGAGGGGCGGCCGCTGGCCCTCTGCCCTGGACCCCGCCGTCAGGGCTCTTGAGCCTGCTGGGATTAGTGCAGCCATTTGTGCACAAGGGGAGTCCCTGAAAGTCAAGGCGGGAGACCCACTTGGAATGAGCTGCAGGATGTGAGCATCTGCGTTGTCAGTTTGGGGAAGTCCCCAGCGGTCCCGTGGTTGGGGCTCTGAGTTCTCACTGccgagggttcaatcccaggtcagggagctgGGATCCCGCAGGCCATGCGGtgaggcaaaagaaacaaaaatttaaaaaaaaattttttaatcctttaaataCTCAGTTTAGCTCTCACTTTGCTGAGAAACCCTGAAGACATCCCTTCCCCTTTATAGGTTCAGTTTCTagagcaagagaaaggaaaagtgaaagaataCTTTGGATTTCAGAGCAGGGGGAGATCCACTGTAGTGCTGGTGGGATAAATAAATACTTGCCCCTCTCCTAGGGCTACCTTCTGGCCGGATATTACAACACAGCCACCGGCACCTACGACATCAAGTGGACGATGCCACACTGTGTCCTGACCTTGAAGCTGATCGGTGAGTGGTGGGTCCCCTCTGACACCCACGCCCCTcccatcctcccacccaccctcaaTCCACTGGCCGCATCCTGTGCCCCCTTCCGCCACTCCACCCACACCTTCTCTCTCTGCAGGTCTGGCTATCGACTACTATGATGGAGGGAAGGATCAGGTAAGCACCCTCCCTCCACAGAGAGGTGAAGGAGTTTAACCCAAAGGGAGGAGGATGGCTGTTATCATCAGGGGCGGAGCCTCCCCTCCCGCCTTCGGGCCGGGTGGTGTGATCATCATTTCTGACTGCCTGGGTCCAGCTCTTGTTCACAGCCCAGAGATCCGGCCAGGGAGGCCCTCAGAAGAGGGCAGCAGCTGGCCGTGGCTGAACTTACCCCACACACACCTACTTCCCCCTGAAGCACCGACTCCTCTCCATATTGTCATCCCCTCAGAGGTTCTGTTTGAAGAACCCAGTTCAGTGGGGCCCCAGGGCGGGGAGCCCTCACACTGGCTCTCGGGGTCCTGAACTCTTCGTTCTCCTCTCGGCACAGAAATCGCTGACCTCTGAGCAGCAGATATATGCCATACGGGGTGTCCCCTCCCTGCTGGAAGTCGCTGGCTTCTCCTACTTCTATGGAGCCTTCCTGGTGGGGCCCCAGTTCTCCATGAACCACTACATGAAGCTGGTGGGGGGAGAGCTGACCGATGTCCCAGGGAAGATACCAAACAGGTAATCGCCCCCTTCATCAAGACCTCCGTCCAGGCCTCTCACCTGACACAAAGCCACTTCTGAAGTGACCTTCCAAAGGCCGGCCAcattctctgccctgggccaggctctcGCCCTGTGACCGGTGGCGCTCCGTGCCTGCTCACTGCAGGGGAGTGGGCACTTGTCAGCTTGGGTCACTTCCCACCATCCCTCCGAACCCTGTGGTACAAACTTCAAAATACACTTTTATGCCACAGGATTTTGCCTGAAGCAGTCATGTCCCTGCCTTTAAAACCCACCTTCccagtttaaaaaatgttgataAATACATCAAAATCTATGCATTtcacagtcccatggactgtagccggccagcctcctcagtccatgggattctccaggcaggaacactggagtgggttgcatttccttctccaggggatcttccccacctagagatcgaacctggatctcccacatttcaggcagattctttaccatctgagctaccaggaatcAGGAAACTGATCAAGCTACCAGGCAGATCCCTTTGCTGAGAACTTTGGCCAGCCTGTGTCTGAGCATCGATCCACCCAGGAGAGAAGGGAGCAGATCCAAAGCTGGGCTCTGCATCGGGCTTTCAGTCCCCACGTAGCCCGAGCACACCAGGGAGACCCAGAGGTCCGTTGGACCTGAGGGGAAGCACCCAGATTCAGGGTTTGCATGCTCCATCCTCCTGCCCAGCCGAGGCAGCGCTCGCCCTCGAGAAGGCCAGAGGGAGGGGCCTCTGCCATCACCTGCCATGACCCCGCTTGTCCCTTTCCAGCACCATACCTGCTCTCCGGCGCCTGGCCCTGGGCCTGGTCTACCTAGTGGGCTACACCTTGCTCAGCCCCCACATCACCGAAGACTATCTCCTCAGCGACGACTACGAAGTGAGTGCTTTGTCAGCAGCAGCGGCACAACAGTACCAGAGATACTCAGTGGCCAGGCCAGGACCCCGTAGATAGCTGAGAGGTGGGAGCACCACCCCCAGTTGCCTGCTGGGTTTGCTCTAGACCTAAGAGTTGGCGTCCATCAGCCAGCACTGCACAGCCTCGTGGGCACAGGGCCACGCCGGGTGCATATCAGCACCTTGACCTCCCCCTGCAGCTCAGCTTGGGCTCATTCTCTTTAACAGCCAGGCGACCCGGCCAAGCCCCTCCGGCCCTGGGCAGACGGGCACTAGGAGCTCAGGACCTGGGGAGAGATGCTGGCTCGTCTCCATCTCCTTCACTGACGATGAACATGGACGTAAAAGCCCCCAGCGCCTGTGGCCCGAGTGCCCCCGCTCTAGGAAAGGAGGTGAGGCCCCGCTGTCTCGGGGCCTCTCCAAGGGGTTCCCCTTGGCCTATTGCAGAGTAGTCAGCCACACGTGTGAGGGGGAGCAAGGCAGGGCTCCTGGCCTGGCGTTCCTAACCCACCCACGTTCTCTTCTCTCAAGAACGGCAGCTTCTGGTTCCGCTGCATGTACATGCTGCTCTGGGGCAAGTTCGTGCTGTACAAATATGTCACCTGTTGGCTGGTCACGGTGAGGAGAGAGGGGTGGGGTCACAGGAGACCAGCTTGGGGGGTAGAGAGGGGTGGGGTCACAGGGGATGAACCTGTTGGGGGGTAGAGGGGCGGGATCACAGACCACCTGCCAGGAGAGGGAGCCGGGTGGCGGTGGGACTCTGATGGCCCGGCTCCCTCAGGAAGGCGTGTGCATTCTGACGGGGCTGGGCTTCAATGGCTTCGACGAGTATGGGACCGCCAAGTGGGATGCCTGCGCCAACATGAAGGTGTGGCTCTTTGAAACCAACCCCCGCTTCACGGGCACCATTGCTTCTTTCAACATCAACACCAACGCCTGGGTGTCCCGGTAAGTGCCCCGGGCAGGGATGTGTCACCATTTCTTCACCTTTCCCCACTTCAGGCAGACCCCTCCAGGCACTCTCACACCCCCAGCCATGCCCACTCTTGTCCCAACTCAAAGCCCCCCAAAACATTCCTATTAtgtttcaaaaacagaaacaaggtAGTTAGCAGCCTGGGTACAGGGCTGGCCCACCCTACTCTCCGCTGCAGCCTCGGCACTAGGCAGGCCATCTGTCATCTCCATTGTACCAAGCGGGGCCCCAGCTGAGCGTCCGTTCAGTCTGTTCTCTGCCTAAACCGTGACTCATCAGCTTGGCTGCCTTTCATTCTAAAGTGACCGGAGCACACTGCCTTCCCGCCCCACTGGGGGCGCCAGGAGGCAGGATGGATCTGAGgctcatcctctctcacccttCTCTCCAGCTACTTCTTCAAGCGACTCAAGTTCCTCGGAAATAAAGTTCTATCCCAGGGCCTGTCGTTGCTATTCTTGGCGCTCTGGCACGGCCTCCACTCAGGGTACCTGGTCTGCTTCCAGATGGAGTTCCTCATTGTTATTGTAGAGAGACAGGTGAGCCTTCAGGATGGCGGGCAGAGGGGCCCTGAGCAGAGGAGCAAGTTTGAGTGAGCTTGTTCGTTCCTCCCCAGGCTGCCAGCTTGATTCGAGACAGCCCGGTCCTGAGCAGGTTGGCCTCCATCACCGTCCTGCAGCCCGTCTACTATCTGGTGCAGCAGACCATCCACTGGCTCTTCATGGGTTACTCGATGACCGCTTTCTGCCTCTTCACGTGGGACAAGTGGATGAAGGTAGCCAGGGGCCTACCCGCCAGGAGGGGAAGGGACTGCTGAGAGGTCAGGCGGGCAGCGGGGAGGGGGACAGTTCCAGGCTGTCATCTACCGCGGAGGCTGCGTGTCCCCACAGGTGTACAAGTCCATCTATTTCCTTGGCCACGTCTTCTTCTTGAGTCTACTATTCATATTGCCTTATGTCCGTAAAGTGATGGTGCCGAGgaaagagaagttaaagaaaatgGAGTAATTCCTGGTAAGTACACCTCCCTACAACTGAGCGTCAACCATCAGGTCACAGAAGACAGCCATAGACTGGGATGGGGCGGGTGACAGGTAGTCCTGGGAAGATGGGGTGAACCTCACAGGGCCTGGCTTCCAGAAACACAGTATGGGGCACTGACTGCTCTGAGGGGTGCCCAGAGGGAGCTGGAAGGGCTGAGGCCCAGGCACCAGGAAGTGATGCCAACTGGCCTCCCGCTTTCTCCCTTCACAGGTGGCCCACAGCAGGACTGGCACACCAACGGCCCGCCTCCCCTTGCAGCACtcctccctggagcacagagaacCAGAAACCAGGGTTTGGGAAGACGGGGCTCCCCAGCTGTGCCTCTGCTGCCAGCCACGTCTCCATTTGGGGCCAAAGGGGAAACTCTCGT includes:
- the LOC138077600 gene encoding developmental pluripotency-associated protein 3-like, which gives rise to MDSSEDNPTWTLDSLKTSISDASQATQVSTQLSEMLATNLSNLTLNPSIKLPYLPEYRSQPTGQLPSEKTPNRRRGVRTLLSERRYRMQKLIESLRLRYAKGVPRSDSQRELQQQEDTEIRSRVRRFQCTCSYCQFKRNPSDDTYENYYNTTYSNYAMESNES
- the LPCAT3 gene encoding lysophospholipid acyltransferase 5; the encoded protein is MASAAEGDMEAELTRGLQWGFQDLSLNKLATSLGASEQALRLIISIFLGYPLALFYRRYLFYKDSYLIHLFHTFTGLSIAYYNFGTQLYHSLLCIVLQFLILRLMGRTITAVLTTFCVQMGYLLAGYYNTATGTYDIKWTMPHCVLTLKLIGLAIDYYDGGKDQKSLTSEQQIYAIRGVPSLLEVAGFSYFYGAFLVGPQFSMNHYMKLVGGELTDVPGKIPNSTIPALRRLALGLVYLVGYTLLSPHITEDYLLSDDYENGSFWFRCMYMLLWGKFVLYKYVTCWLVTEGVCILTGLGFNGFDEYGTAKWDACANMKVWLFETNPRFTGTIASFNINTNAWVSRYFFKRLKFLGNKVLSQGLSLLFLALWHGLHSGYLVCFQMEFLIVIVERQAASLIRDSPVLSRLASITVLQPVYYLVQQTIHWLFMGYSMTAFCLFTWDKWMKVYKSIYFLGHVFFLSLLFILPYVRKVMVPRKEKLKKME